The genomic window agtgtccggctctcggcaaaggcagaTTTGCCGACGGCCTATTTTTGTCGAGTGCCGTTGggtccggctctcggcaaagattgcctttgccgagtgcccgacagaaagcactcggcaaagctttttacACTTGGCAAATCAGCCGTGTCCGGTAGTGGAAGGCCACAAGTATAGGCACATAGGTCATATAACCCTAACAAAACTTGGACTCCACCAACTCAACTAGGACCGATTGACCCTGACTCCCTAATTCGGCTAACATGCATGGCACGTCCAAACGCAGCCACCAATTTAATTCACGTACATAGGTGGTCTCGTCCTATACGCAGCCACCAATCAAGTTCTTCGTGTTGAAGATTACCTCCAGATGGTGATTTTGTCCTATACTCCACGGTGGCTGTTTTTTTGGCGTGCCATGTCAAATCTATTCGCTAAACGAAGGAGTATGGACCTAcggtgaaccagttaaaaagtttagggGCTAAAAATACAATTTAAAAGTTGATGAACCTGGATGACACACCATCAAAAattaatggacccaaaaatacagtttgaaagttgatgaCGTAAATGAcataccaccaaaagttaatggacccaaaaatacaGTTTAAAAGGTGATGGACCTGTATAACACAACACCTAAAGTTAATAGATCTAACGGTGTATTTAACTCTTAAAAGAAATAATATGTACTTCATATACTATCTTTAGTAGTCTTTTCGTCCTAAAAAGTATGCAAATTTTTAAAATACTATTTTAAATTCAACTAAATTTATATGTTTGATACAAATTAATGGCTATCattaagtattattagattagccATTGAATATATTCCATATAATATAACTATAGTGTCAAATATCGATGCTAATTTTCATTAACTCGATTAagtttaagttagtttggatctaCAACAATCTTAGAATTATTACATCCTTCTTCGGACAGAGGCAGTACTAACACAAAAACATCTCGTATAATTCCCTGATTGTTAGAGGTCACTTGACTTGTTTAGCTCATGTCATGCTTCTGCATGAGCTCAGGAGAGCCCCCTGCTGGTACCATTTGTCACTTGCCCATTGTGCTACTACAAACCGGGAGCGCGACGTGCGTGACCCGGCACCCACACACGTTCAGAGTTGCCAGCTCACGCCTCACCAGCATTGGCCAAATCGATACAAACGTTCGGTGTCCATGTCGCTCTAATAATTCGTTGCCATTTTTGGTGCTCGATTAAAGTATAATAGTAGGCTGTAAGCTAGCTAAGTGCTGAGGTAAAGAAGAgatgagagaagagagaagagagaagagagaaaagaAGTGGACTGTAAGCTTATAACCGATTTGAACACAAAAACTAAAAAAATTTATGAGAAAAACAAGTGGATCATATATTAATAATAAAAAActacctaatatatataaaaaaaactatcATCAGCCTTACGGCCAGTAAAGCGACCGTATTATTATTAGCCTGGCTCTTGTTCCAACATATAAGTTTTTTACTAGCTAGCGTAGACtagctaaggccccgtttagttccattcaaaaaccaaaattttttgtgcagtacttatcacatcaaatcttgcggcacatgcatggagtactaaatgtagacgaaaaaaaaactaattgtacagttaggtgagaaatcgcgagacgaaactttcgaacctaattagtctataattagacactaattgtcaaataaaaacgaaagtactacagtacctcaaacccaaaaatttttggatctaaacacgcCCTAAATTGTCTCGGTGCGGTCCAGCTCCGGGCCTCCGGCCACGCAGGAAATCGACGGGTGGAGGGAGGCCAGTAACACCGTGCATGAACGAACCTTTTGACCGAGCGTCGTCGACTTGTTTGGCCGCTAATGCAAGGCATACAAGATTTATTGGTCCCTTTGATAAGGCTACAGACAAAAAGTTCAATATCTATTTTTGATTTTTTCTGACAACAAAACCTAAAAGATAATCTTAATTTTTGTAAATGGGTCTCTAGGAAAGAGATACTTATATTTGGATTATGCTTCTGTTGACACTTAAAATGAGTTCCATATAGGTACTCTATTAAAAGCTATATATATTGTGTTAGAGACTTATTTTAGATTTATGTTCCGCGATAGGTCTCACATTAGAGACAGCATAACTACTGCATGGCTGCAACTAATATATCCACGACAACAATCTCTACCGTTAAATTAACCTTCACGGGATCATCCATGTGTTCTGCAGTTTCGCTACCGAACGCTCTATCATTACACTACGGTGGTTTGCTGGCGCACAAAGCGTAGAGGCGGGTGGAGCTGCGTCTACTAATGTCTAGTCTCGTAGTCGTAGCGGTACACagtacaagtttttttttttgaaaacataCAGTACAAGTAAAGATGTGCATGCAGCCTGTGGGccaaaggcctggcccaaagcacGGTTATTGGGCCCGACCCGAGCACGGCATGGCCCGAACCCTAACCGGGCCCGGGCCGGCCCGAAGCCCGTAGCAGGCCGGGCTTGGGCTGAGGCCTCGGCCCGCCAGGCGGCACGACACGGCCCGTTTTACAACGGCCGGCCCTGTGGAGGCCCGTTTTAATTTATTGAGCTGGTCGTACGattttcctttctagggttttatctcacgaggtgtgagttttacctagaatggTTTTTAATGAGGCGGCATTGCATAAAAAGCTCAAATCTTTTGTCATCTGGTGTTTTTGTGATTGTTAAATATGAATATGTGAACCTGTGATTGTGCTGTTAAATATGGTGTTTACTGTGTAACGGGCTATGGGCCGGCCCGATGGACCAGTGGGCCGCGGGCTcaacgggctggcacggcccgataTTCGGCCCACggaccgtgcctgggccgtcCGACAGGCACGGTGGACTGTTCAGGCACGGCCCGGTGGCCCGGCGGGCCAAAAGGGCCCGAGCCCGATCGGGCCGTGCCTGGCCGGGgctcgggccgtgccgtgccgtgccggcccgttgcTCATCTTTAAGTACAAGTAAAGGGTAGCTCTAATACCACCAGCAGCACGTATAAACTCAAAGGAAAAAGACAGCAGAACAGCATGGCGAACTAAGCTAGCTGCTTTTCGTGTGCAATGTATGTATACGTACGGTACCATACCAGGTTGGTCCACGACCACGACTACGTACGAggtcgctggtcgccattgcaTTGCAAGTCGTCAGCTTGGCTTGGTCCATGGGACATGGCATGCACGAGAGAGGGCCGGGGTACGTACGGCGCCACCAACCGCCGGCGTCCACGGTCCCGGGCGGCATTATTCCAGATTCCACAGGAACAGGGGCGTGCCAGGTTCAATTTTGTTCCGCGCTAGCTCTACTGCTGTACCCAGATGATAGCCCTGTTCGAAGAAATCTGAATGAATTTGGAGAAATTTGTGaaaagaaaacactgttctgtatgaaaaaagaaacggatagccgggtttaagggcacgcgaacggggccgatGGGTCCCCCTGCATCTGCACCCTCTGGCCCGttcacgtgcccttaaacccAGTTTGATCCATTTCTTTTTTCATCtgaaacggtgtttttctctcataaattcctctaTATTCATCTAGCAAACGGGGACTGTTGGTTCATGTCGCCAGGACGAACGGTTGGTTTTTCTGCAACTGCAGTGCACATGCACCAAAAGACCATGCGCTGCCACGCGTGCATATCACTGCAAGCATCTCGGTTCGATGGTTCCAAAGTTTTTTCTCCTCCAATACATCTATGCTAAGTATATTTGAATGTTTTAAATCTTTCCTCAGCCCTTGAtttctcttctcctctctccCTTCTTATCCATCTCCGGCGGCTTTCAAAGAAAATTTGGTGAATATGATGTCAGAAAGCCGGACCGGCGGTTTTGGTgagcgcaggagcaggagcaggagcagcgaggcgAGGCAGCAGTGATGTTGTCAGCTTGGACAGTGGAGGACATAGGACAAGAACATCACAATTGTGGCCTACCGTTGTCAGGTTAGCACGGCTTGGGGAGGCGGTTGCGGATCCATCGACGGGAGCTGTCGGAGTTGAGGTAGGTGACGGGTCGAGGACATCGTCAGCCATGGAAGCAATGTAAATGGAAAATGGATCAAGGTTGGAGAAGGAAAGGAAGAGTTGTCTGATCCTGATCGGACGGTAAAAAAAAAAGCAAAGCGTTGAACTATCCATGTTTCTTATTTTTTTGTATGGGCACATGGAGCTGTTTTGCATCACTATGGGTCTACCACACGTCGCAACTAATCTCAGAGATTAAACGGTAAAAGCGTACTGGTACTGTAAAGGCTTCACCAACGCAGACCAAGGAAGGCCTCGTTCGCTGgtttgaaacttggctgaaactggctgaattgttataagagaaaaatactgttacggCTAAAAAAACCAGTCGAACAAATCGAATATGAGGCAGGACGAAAACTGTTGGCTTGAGCAGTATCGTCAGTCCATGTAGGCAGGAACATATACGGGCACCAAAATTCACAACGCAAGCTGCTTTTCTAGCCTGACCATACGTACTACTCTGTCTCCCCCCATTGCTTTTTTCCGCACACACGGTCCATGTGGTTCTGAAAAGCTGCAGCCAGGGGCGGATTCGAGGGGGCTGCCGGCGCTACAGCCTGAGCTTGATTTCTTTAGATCTTGATTACTTAGCCTCAAATTATCATTAATTTCTAACACTAACCCTAAATCTTCATTATTTAGCCTTTTTTCCCGTCCTACGTCCCCTAAATCTTCATTATTTAGCTCCATTGTTCTCGTCCTGCATCCGCGCTGCAGCCCTTCCCTTGCTACGCGTCTAAGTACCGTAGCTTTTCAGACGAGGCCGTCGACTCTGACGGCCTGCAGGGCTCTCAATGCTTGTGATCTGGAGCATCATTGCCAAACTGGACATTGGGACAGGACGCCACGCAGTTGCGTCGGAGAAGGCCTAATTACTACCTAGTACTAGTACTATAGTACCAGTAGTATATGCGGTCCCTCTCGAGACAGTTAGCGGACGCAAGCGGTGTGGTGTGCCTGTGTGTTGCGTCGCCTCGTGTACCCGTTGGGGCAGTTAACGAGAGTGTCCTGCGTCATGGCTCGTGGACGCTTACCTTTTGTCGGATGCACACGAGCATCCCAGAGATTTAGCTAGGCTCAGTCATCCGAGATCTTCATCCGGTCATcccttttgtttattttgttcgcTTGTTCCGGTCCTTTTGGACCTTTTTGCCTGCTACCtcggccatgtttagttccctcaattttttgaatttggcactatgaaaaagaagattccccgtcacatcaaacttgcggtacatgcatgaagtactaaatatagacgaaatcaaaaactaattgcacagtttgattgtactttgcgagacgaacgttttgagcctaattagtcaatgtttggataattattaccaaatacaaacgaaatgctacagtgcgctacagtgcaTCTTGATTTCCGGCGGCGCCAACTTTGgccggaactaaacgcggccctcCACGTGAAAAGGCCAAAGCGAGGCTAGATCACCGATGCGTCTGTGCGTAGTGCGTTGCGCTTGCGACTGCGTTGATAGAGgagtcttttacttgtatgccattaaaaaagatggtctaatcgtctatgtccctaaaaagttcgatctatcgtcagtgtccaagctcgaaaaacttttctCTCTCACGCCATTCCGTCTATTTGCAGCACTGACGGTGTGAAATATGGGTGGCAAAGGACTTGAATGCCCCTGGAACTTTTGTTTGTCATGTGCCACTGCCTTCTGGCCGACGACATTGCCACGCTTGCAGAGGTGAAGGTGAACGGGTTCCCGTGCAAGGCGTCCGCCACCGCCGACGACTTCTTCTCGAGCATCCTGGCGAAGCCGGGCGCCACCAACACCACGTCTGGCTCCGTCGTCACAGGCGCCAACGTGGAGAAGGTCCCGGGGCTGAACACGCTGGGCGTCTCGCTGTCCCGCATCGACTACGCGCCAGGCGGGCTCAACCCGCCGCACACGCACCCGCGCGCCACCGAGCTCGTCTTCGTGCTCTACGGCACACTCAACGTCGGCTTCGTCACCACCGCCAACAAGCTCGTCTCCAAGACCATCGCCCAGGGCGACGTCTTCGCTTTTCCGAGGGGCCTCGTGCACTTCCAGAAGAACACCGGCGCCGAGCCCGCCGCCGTCATCTCCGCATTCAACAGCCAGCTCCCCGGCACGCAGTCCGTCGCCACGACGCTCTTCGGGGCCTCGCCTGAGCTGCCTGACGAAGTGCTCGCCAAGGCGTTCCAGATCCCCGACGAGGAGGTGGACAAGATCAAGGCCAAGTTCGCGCCCAAGAAGGGCTGAGTATAATGGAGATCTAGAGAAATTTTGTTTAATTTGGTCTCAGTGATTGATTGATGCTGCCATGGATTGGTTGGTTCGATTGTTGTTGTTGGTTTGTTTGTGATTATTCTGCCATGCAATCGTGTCAAATGGCTTCCGTTGTGATCGTCGGTTAAGTGCGTGTGTTGTGACCTGCAGAATGAGTCGGTTGGTGTCTCGATCGCTTGTAATAAGTTGCAGGTTTGGAGAACATTCTATCTGTTAATGCCCTATTATTAGCCCAATCATTTGTAAACCATTTGATATTTACTACGTACTGCACTACCTTTTAAAAGTTGTTTACCACACACACGGTGCAACCACCACCAGCCTCCAGACAGACACCACATGCATTGCAATGCAGCTCAGCTCAGCTCGGCGCGGCGCGAAAGACAAACCTCCCCTCCGGCCACGTTGGTCCAAACcaaacatgcatgcatgccttACTCTACTGCTTTTTAACATAACACGCCGTCACCAGCCTAGTGCCCTAATACAAACACCATCTACGCTGACACCAACACAGTCCACATCACTAGAGACAGAGGTACGGGTATTACGGCGATCACCGTCACGCCGCCCGTCAGTCTTCGCGACACCGGACAGGCTCACGCGCCttccccggcgccggcgccggccgccctcgcctcgccgcccgtcgtcgtcgtcatggacagcggcggcggcgactccgaccCTACGGCACGGCAACACAAACCAACCAAGTACACACGCAGAGATGCGGTCAGCCATTACTACGAGTAGCACCGTAGCTTAAGCAGCTAGGCAAGGAGGAGTAGGCTGCTGTTGTGTCGCTGGAAGTGGGCCCAGTCGTGCATGAAGTGGGCCCGAGGCCCCGTACCCGTACCTTTGGACGCGTTGAAGGAGCGCTTGCAGTGGGCGATGGCGCTCTGGATGCCGTCCTGCACCTGCAGCAGCGAGTCGTCCCGCCGCTACGGCTGCGGGCCCGTCCCCGCCGCCGCGGGGGCATGGGCGCCCGGCGAGGGCGCCGCGGCCACCGCGGGCGACGCGGACCGGCTCTTCCCGAGGCGCTTGCACACCTGCTTCAGTCCCGCGGGCACGCTGGCGCGGGGCGCGCGCACGCCACAGGCCACCACCACCGGCTGCGGCGCAGGGGCCGGGGCCGTCGCCGCCAAGGCTGTCGCTGACGACGGAGcctgggacggggacggggagggTGATGGCGCCGGGGATGGGTCGGGCTCAACGTCCGTTTCCTCGCCCTCGCTCGCCGTGCCGCCGAAGCGGAGGCGCTCGCCGTACCGCCGGGACACCTTCACGTACAGCGGCTTGATCTTGCTCAGGTACCGGAGGACCACCTCCTTCGCGAACCGCCGCTCCTCCGCCGTgatcgacgccgacgccgacgccacctcctgctgctgctgctggggtcCGCCGCCGCGGTGGCCGGACGGTCCACGCCGGCGTCCAAGGTGCGCGAGCTGTTGTCGCGCGTGAAGAGCGACGCCAGCGGCGCGTCCTCCCCCCGGAACTTTATCAGGAACCGGCTCGCCGCCGGCTGCTGCCTCGGCGCCTGCGTGGCCCCGGCACCGTCCGCCCTCGCCGGGGCCTTGGGCTTCCTCAGCTTGAGCAGCAGCACGCGGAACCTGGTGGCCGGACGGAGCAGCGTCGCCCTTCACCTTCACCTCTGCAAGCGTGGCAATGTCGTCGGCCACAAGGCAGTGGCACATGAGAAACAAAAGTTTCAGGGGCATTCAAGTTCTTTGCCACCCACATTTCACACTGTCAGTGCTGCAAATAGACAGAATGGCGTGAGAGAGAAAAATTTTTCGAGCTTGGACACTGACGATAGATCGAACTTTTTAAGAACATAGACGATtagaccat from Miscanthus floridulus cultivar M001 chromosome 11, ASM1932011v1, whole genome shotgun sequence includes these protein-coding regions:
- the LOC136494037 gene encoding uncharacterized protein, producing MPLKLLFLMCHCLVADDIATLAEVKVKGDAAPSGHQVPRAAAQAEEAQGPGEGGRCRGHAGAEAAAGGEPVPDKVPGGGRAAGVALHARQQLAHLGRRRGPSGHRGGGPQQQQQEVASASASITAEERRFAKEVVLRYLSKIKPLYVKVSRRYGERLRFGGTASEGEETDVEPDPSPAPSPSPSPSQAPSSATALAATAPAPAPQPVVVACGVRAPRASVPAGLKQVCKRLGKSRSASPAVAAAPSPGAHAPAAAGTGPQP
- the LOC136494038 gene encoding germin-like protein 5-1 gives rise to the protein MPLELLFVMCHCLLADDIATLAEVKVNGFPCKASATADDFFSSILAKPGATNTTSGSVVTGANVEKVPGLNTLGVSLSRIDYAPGGLNPPHTHPRATELVFVLYGTLNVGFVTTANKLVSKTIAQGDVFAFPRGLVHFQKNTGAEPAAVISAFNSQLPGTQSVATTLFGASPELPDEVLAKAFQIPDEEVDKIKAKFAPKKG